A genomic region of Bacteroidota bacterium contains the following coding sequences:
- a CDS encoding penicillin acylase family protein, whose amino-acid sequence MIKRILVLLLCFLWIGLTFYRPAGLFQSIGTLFTYSTGVFSLRSPDAKVGNIELKSQGKFEVDIHIDIIGIPHIYGKDASNVSFGMGYMHARDRYFQMEIITRVVQGRLAEVLGKKVTSSDIFWKPLEIEVKAMEVLSELHVEQPEVYKQLMAYNAGVSFYIDQEKPNNNSPEYRLLGFAPRKWESHYPVLLSWYMNYMLTYKDRHAEREQVLLSLPANLIEELYGLNNEQYPFIITDTTFTTVIPENSSPVKVFGKLDKQTETIGEKELRQSIGSNNWAVSANKSATARAMLCNDTHLDISLPNPWYEAHLVCPEFNVYGFSIPCSPFIISGYNENIAWGITNGGWDLSDRFLLKTNPDNKNEYWYEGAWKKMQEKQYVIRQNNAKDTVVKQQFTIYGPVVHGEKQVYAQKWYPAGKTSSVISFNYLARAKNWEDFKNALSYFSYPPQNFAYADKQGNIGMISAGKMPLRYAGYKGGLLDGSKKHREQFVPFSSLPQQFKPAQGFVYSANQNPANTDYYIEYDFHDTYRAKRIFQLLAQNKNLSIKDMKAIQADRKDIGIEDIKALIKKYKKATGKWKLIEPLEHWNGEISASSKEAILYSYFAYCLRNTFQKILKSEFEITEIVNNSNLVSFLLKNDTFRIGEKTIVVNDFLEECLKATQEHLQKDFGEDYNKADYSYYSSFDIKHLVHFPGLGAKVTDAGGNVNTPNVNTQRVHGASMRSIIIMDEKPKALTVLAGGQSGRANSSNYKNQLEDWKNVLYHKAQFTAKHEELKNINNVISIKADE is encoded by the coding sequence ATGATTAAAAGAATACTTGTATTGCTGCTTTGTTTTTTATGGATTGGTTTGACTTTTTACCGTCCGGCAGGATTATTTCAATCCATTGGCACTTTGTTTACTTATTCCACAGGAGTTTTTTCACTTCGCTCCCCCGATGCGAAGGTTGGAAATATTGAGTTGAAAAGCCAGGGTAAATTTGAAGTTGACATTCACATTGACATTATAGGAATTCCTCATATTTATGGAAAGGATGCCTCTAATGTTTCTTTCGGTATGGGGTATATGCATGCACGTGACAGGTATTTTCAAATGGAAATTATAACACGGGTTGTACAAGGCAGGCTTGCTGAAGTATTAGGTAAAAAGGTAACATCATCGGATATATTCTGGAAACCTCTTGAAATTGAAGTGAAAGCAATGGAAGTGCTTAGCGAACTGCATGTAGAACAACCGGAAGTCTATAAACAATTAATGGCTTACAATGCAGGGGTTAGTTTTTATATTGACCAGGAAAAACCAAATAACAATTCACCCGAATACCGTCTGCTTGGGTTTGCACCCAGAAAATGGGAATCACATTATCCTGTTTTGCTTTCATGGTATATGAATTATATGCTCACCTATAAAGACAGGCATGCAGAGCGCGAACAAGTGCTTCTTAGTTTGCCTGCTAATTTAATTGAGGAATTATATGGTTTAAACAATGAACAGTATCCTTTTATAATAACAGATACAACATTTACCACTGTAATACCTGAGAATTCCAGTCCTGTTAAAGTATTTGGAAAACTTGATAAGCAAACTGAAACAATAGGAGAAAAAGAACTTAGGCAATCAATAGGAAGTAATAACTGGGCAGTAAGTGCAAACAAAAGTGCCACAGCAAGGGCGATGTTATGCAATGATACCCATCTGGATATTTCATTACCAAATCCATGGTATGAGGCACACCTGGTTTGTCCTGAATTTAATGTTTATGGTTTCTCTATTCCATGCAGTCCTTTCATAATTTCGGGATACAATGAAAATATTGCCTGGGGTATTACCAATGGCGGATGGGATCTTAGCGATCGATTTCTTTTAAAAACAAATCCAGACAATAAAAATGAATACTGGTATGAGGGTGCTTGGAAGAAAATGCAGGAAAAGCAATATGTAATCAGACAAAACAATGCTAAGGATACAGTTGTAAAACAGCAATTCACTATTTATGGGCCTGTGGTGCATGGAGAAAAGCAGGTATATGCCCAAAAATGGTACCCTGCTGGCAAAACCTCTTCTGTAATTTCCTTCAATTATTTGGCAAGGGCAAAAAACTGGGAAGATTTTAAAAATGCGCTTTCCTACTTTTCTTACCCTCCTCAAAATTTTGCCTATGCCGATAAACAAGGAAACATCGGTATGATTTCAGCTGGAAAAATGCCTTTACGGTATGCAGGATATAAAGGAGGATTACTAGATGGTAGTAAAAAACACAGGGAACAATTTGTTCCTTTTTCGTCACTTCCACAGCAGTTTAAACCAGCTCAGGGTTTTGTATATTCTGCAAACCAAAATCCTGCAAACACGGATTATTATATCGAGTATGATTTTCATGACACTTATAGGGCAAAACGAATATTTCAATTGCTCGCACAAAACAAGAATTTAAGCATTAAAGACATGAAAGCAATACAGGCAGACCGCAAGGATATTGGAATTGAAGATATAAAAGCGCTCATTAAAAAATACAAAAAAGCAACCGGAAAATGGAAATTGATTGAACCTCTGGAGCACTGGAATGGAGAAATAAGTGCATCATCAAAAGAGGCAATACTTTATTCATACTTTGCTTATTGTTTGCGCAACACTTTTCAAAAAATCCTTAAATCAGAATTTGAGATAACTGAAATTGTAAACAACAGCAATCTTGTAAGTTTTCTCCTTAAAAATGACACTTTTAGAATAGGTGAAAAAACTATAGTAGTCAATGATTTCCTGGAAGAGTGTTTAAAGGCTACCCAGGAACATTTGCAAAAAGATTTTGGCGAGGATTACAATAAAGCGGATTACTCCTATTATTCAAGTTTTGACATTAAGCATCTTGTTCATTTCCCAGGTTTAGGTGCAAAAGTTACTGATGCAGGAGGAAACGTAAATACCCCAAATGTAAATACACAACGAGTACATGGAGCATCCATGCGTTCCATTATAATTATGGATGAAAAACCCAAAGCATTAACTGTGCTTGCAGGAGGCCAAAGCGGAAGGGCAAATAGTTCTAATTATAAGAACCAGCTCGAGGATTGGAAGAATGTTTTATACCATAAGGCACAATTTACTGCAAAACATGAAGAGTTAAAGAATATAAATAACGTTATATCCATAAAGGCTGATGAATAA